A window from Listeria seeligeri serovar 1/2b str. SLCC3954 encodes these proteins:
- a CDS encoding HAD hydrolase family protein: MFEGIVLDIDDTLIKDDGNISIEDSQYIFNLKQKGYQIILATGRNLDETLNIAEKLDITTPIILLQGSLIYYGLDESYQTALSMKSISDVTKWCQDNRVNFRIVTKDGNYLIDSYKKLNNGFNREKILHINVYFENNDEKKIFENFFEDRVDMMVRVHSDSAICMSICIDKGLALRRVATELGWDLGKFISIGNYPSDGNMFDETGYNIVIENKKELNKIKDVQLISNASVSIALEELLSKVAAYQKVKYRKNLNFRIRNFGGTYYSIGEKEINKVSRLIFDLWRSIVDDVYITETLKSLTMYYNIFDVIEGLEYLINKTIIERR, encoded by the coding sequence TTGTTTGAAGGAATTGTATTAGATATAGATGACACCCTGATTAAAGATGATGGGAACATTAGTATAGAAGATAGTCAATATATTTTCAATTTGAAACAAAAGGGTTATCAAATTATTTTAGCTACAGGTAGAAATTTAGATGAGACGCTTAATATTGCAGAAAAATTAGATATCACAACGCCAATTATTTTATTACAAGGGTCATTAATTTACTATGGCCTAGATGAGTCTTATCAGACAGCTTTGAGCATGAAATCTATTTCAGATGTAACTAAATGGTGCCAGGATAACAGAGTTAATTTTCGAATAGTAACAAAAGATGGAAATTATTTGATTGATAGCTATAAAAAATTAAATAATGGTTTCAATCGCGAAAAAATCTTGCATATCAATGTTTATTTTGAAAATAATGACGAGAAAAAAATATTCGAAAATTTTTTTGAAGATAGAGTAGATATGATGGTTAGAGTTCACTCAGATTCAGCGATTTGTATGAGCATATGCATAGATAAAGGACTTGCTCTGAGGCGTGTCGCTACTGAATTAGGGTGGGATTTAGGCAAGTTTATTTCGATTGGGAATTATCCAAGTGACGGAAATATGTTCGATGAAACTGGATATAATATTGTTATTGAGAATAAGAAAGAGCTAAATAAAATTAAGGACGTACAATTAATTTCAAATGCTAGTGTTAGCATTGCTTTAGAAGAATTATTAAGTAAAGTAGCAGCTTATCAGAAAGTGAAATATAGAAAAAATTTAAACTTTCGTATTAGAAATTTTGGAGGAACCTACTATTCCATCGGAGAAAAGGAAATTAATAAGGTGAGTAGATTAATCTTTGACCTATGGCGAAGTATTGTAGATGATGTTTATATTACGGAAACACTTAAAAGCCTAACCATGTACTATAACATCTTTGACGTTATAGAAGGATTAGAATATCTAATAAATAAAACAATAATTGAGAGAAGGTAG
- a CDS encoding MFS transporter, whose amino-acid sequence MQYNLYKILFVFIVFVAQAYLVTIPLLAMDFFNDEDFVATIGVIEAIGGLIFGLLGILIIDNIKNKTTLVISSIVVFIAILSQKILLDESKLIFVFSVMIIIIFARIIENVQNALMFVECHKRGDDGLEFFNKLTSSTYIIIGIIVAPIAVLVYGISGLTFLIVLTLPIIIIASFIKVEAPKSGENKKTTNFKERLKIFFGNKKLCIPVFIINSIMFSALMVSTIYFLYITQELKYSTFEYSSLLAIQSIGSILVSAYLYGKWLKMKPRLIHIGLFTLGIFYLILGFINFNFILLAILAFLMGACLTSLFMLLNERYQKNCPKEIYGTVNSIRITLNNISGLIGSGIGSILYINFGSQVVFVCTFVLLALFSVITYLFKEELSINVEERQNLKDLKGSN is encoded by the coding sequence ATGCAATATAATCTTTATAAAATATTATTTGTGTTTATTGTTTTTGTGGCGCAAGCATACTTGGTGACAATACCTTTGCTGGCTATGGATTTTTTTAATGATGAAGACTTTGTTGCTACAATTGGAGTCATTGAAGCAATAGGAGGACTGATATTCGGGTTGTTAGGAATTCTGATAATTGATAATATTAAAAATAAAACAACTTTAGTCATATCTAGTATTGTTGTATTCATAGCTATCTTGAGTCAAAAAATATTACTAGATGAATCTAAGTTAATCTTTGTTTTTTCTGTAATGATTATTATTATTTTTGCTCGAATTATTGAAAATGTTCAAAATGCTTTAATGTTTGTAGAATGCCATAAAAGAGGTGATGATGGATTAGAATTTTTTAATAAATTGACAAGTTCTACATATATAATAATTGGAATAATTGTAGCTCCTATTGCAGTTTTGGTATATGGAATTTCAGGATTAACATTTCTAATAGTGCTAACCCTTCCAATAATTATCATTGCCTCTTTTATAAAAGTGGAAGCTCCGAAAAGTGGGGAGAACAAAAAAACAACAAATTTCAAAGAACGTCTGAAAATATTTTTTGGAAATAAAAAATTATGTATCCCAGTTTTTATTATTAATAGCATTATGTTCAGCGCATTGATGGTCTCCACAATTTATTTTTTGTATATTACTCAAGAGCTTAAATATTCAACATTTGAATATAGTTCACTTTTAGCGATTCAAAGTATAGGGAGCATTTTGGTTTCTGCTTATCTATATGGTAAATGGTTGAAAATGAAACCTAGGCTCATACACATTGGTTTGTTCACACTAGGAATTTTTTATTTGATACTTGGGTTTATTAATTTTAACTTTATATTATTGGCAATTTTAGCTTTTTTGATGGGAGCATGTTTGACATCCTTATTTATGTTATTAAACGAACGATATCAGAAAAATTGTCCCAAAGAAATATATGGGACAGTGAACAGCATTAGGATTACTCTAAATAATATTTCTGGATTGATAGGTAGTGGTATAGGTTCGATACTTTATATTAATTTCGGAAGTCAGGTAGTTTTCGTATGTACATTTGTATTGTTGGCGTTATTTTCTGTTATAACTTATTTGTTTAAGGAGGAATTGAGTATTAATGTTGAAGAAAGACAAAATCTTAAAGATCTCAAAGGAAGTAATTAA
- a CDS encoding SpaA isopeptide-forming pilin-related protein encodes MGDYELVEIIAPTNYQLINKPILITIDGTHDGMVEVKILNKNYLSLLRLLKVVNDYQILEIIIVG; translated from the coding sequence ATAGGTGATTATGAATTGGTAGAAATCATCGCACCTACGAACTATCAACTAATAAACAAGCCAATTCTAATTACTATTGATGGGACACACGATGGCATGGTAGAAGTGAAGATTTTAAATAAAAACTACCTAAGCCTATTACGATTATTGAAAGTGGTGAACGACTACCAAATTTTGGAGATAATAATAGTTGGGTAA
- a CDS encoding LytTR family transcriptional regulator DNA-binding domain-containing protein → MLEIEKLDNRLYKSHKSFVVNLENIIEVDKSSNILYFDNGESCFVSRRKLRYIIEWIS, encoded by the coding sequence TTGCTAGAAATTGAAAAACTTGACAATAGATTATATAAATCTCACAAATCCTTTGTAGTCAATTTGGAAAATATAATTGAAGTTGATAAATCTAGTAATATTTTGTATTTTGATAATGGTGAAAGTTGCTTTGTTTCAAGACGTAAATTGAGATATATTATTGAATGGATTTCCTAG
- a CDS encoding Cys-Gln thioester bond-forming surface protein has translation MILVNLFQPLISMASSLQLDESGFNYTGTSFTNGKRYDNAVIWNMKMDAKDVFCIDSGALANTESGYTSEAYTGSKNELLSKIAYYGFTKTSQSYKDFATTQLLIWETLGENLEWTSLPNYWVDKEVIMNKVKNTICNHHGTIKKSI, from the coding sequence ATGATATTAGTGAATTTATTTCAGCCATTAATTTCGATGGCATCATCGCTACAATTAGATGAATCAGGATTTAATTACACTGGAACTAGTTTTACAAATGGTAAGCGATATGATAATGCTGTTATTTGGAACATGAAGATGGATGCAAAAGATGTCTTTTGTATTGATTCAGGAGCACTTGCTAATACAGAATCTGGTTATACATCTGAAGCATATACAGGATCAAAAAATGAATTACTGTCTAAAATTGCCTATTATGGATTTACAAAAACGAGTCAAAGTTACAAAGACTTTGCTACTACACAATTGTTAATCTGGGAAACTCTTGGAGAAAATCTGGAGTGGACATCATTACCTAACTATTGGGTAGATAAAGAAGTAATTATGAATAAAGTAAAAAACACGATATGCAACCATCATGGGACAATAAAGAAATCAATTTAA
- a CDS encoding MSCRAMM family protein: MLSKEKISFEIEYTGQDVAVTNIQLQATNIEQKGIAKLVKEDAETGVTAQGNATLDGAVYELFRASDDTLVDTVTIENGQAQVENLLLDDYYWIEKQAPTGYLLDKEKHEFSLKYDINVITVSEKITVQEKVIKEKMKVIKCDDKTKKSIKNNPATFKLKDVQTGEFVNKTVNLNLAQANRESSR; the protein is encoded by the coding sequence TTGTTAAGTAAAGAAAAAATATCATTTGAAATAGAGTATACTGGGCAAGATGTTGCAGTAACAAATATTCAATTACAAGCAACAAATATTGAACAAAAAGGTATAGCAAAGTTAGTGAAAGAAGATGCTGAAACTGGAGTGACAGCACAAGGAAATGCAACACTTGATGGTGCTGTTTATGAATTATTTCGTGCATCTGATGATACTCTGGTGGATACAGTAACGATCGAAAATGGTCAAGCTCAAGTAGAGAATTTACTTTTAGATGATTATTACTGGATTGAAAAACAAGCTCCTACTGGTTATCTGTTGGATAAAGAGAAACATGAGTTTAGTTTGAAATATGACATAAATGTCATAACTGTAAGTGAAAAAATAACGGTTCAAGAAAAGGTCATCAAGGAAAAAATGAAAGTTATTAAGTGTGATGATAAAACTAAAAAGTCCATCAAAAATAATCCTGCAACATTTAAATTAAAGGATGTACAAACAGGGGAATTCGTGAACAAGACGGTAAATCTGAATTTAGCACAGGCAAATCGGGAGAGTTCACGATAG
- a CDS encoding CPBP family intramembrane glutamic endopeptidase, with protein sequence MYILFVIFFLISLFLSRIIRKYVRGNVVVRLIRILLMGCSYLLIFIFIPFPKINFEVSISFLLVVILLSIVVILFDCKQLLQSNRRGLFAFLPKVKGEQLISRFGEVSIIPIVEELFFRGTIPFEASNFHTVLMVFLSTVLFSIAHYFGNDKTVKYHVILCLFSITSAGIYIFSENIIYSIVFHIIFNMPWFITNVRVYLYQKERERRKNAI encoded by the coding sequence ATGTATATTCTATTTGTTATATTTTTTTTAATATCTCTATTTTTATCACGTATTATACGAAAATACGTTCGTGGTAATGTTGTGGTTAGGCTAATAAGAATACTATTAATGGGCTGTTCGTATTTGCTTATTTTTATTTTTATACCTTTTCCAAAAATAAATTTTGAAGTAAGTATTTCGTTTTTATTGGTAGTTATTCTCCTTTCAATTGTAGTTATTCTCTTTGATTGTAAGCAATTACTACAGTCAAATAGGCGCGGATTATTTGCATTTTTGCCGAAAGTTAAAGGAGAACAATTGATTTCGAGATTTGGTGAAGTTAGTATTATTCCTATTGTAGAAGAGCTTTTCTTTCGTGGAACCATCCCATTTGAGGCTAGTAACTTCCACACAGTATTAATGGTGTTTTTAAGTACTGTTTTGTTTAGTATCGCACATTATTTTGGGAATGATAAGACTGTAAAGTATCATGTGATTCTATGCTTATTTTCTATAACTTCGGCTGGTATTTATATTTTTTCTGAGAATATAATATATTCGATAGTCTTTCATATTATATTTAATATGCCTTGGTTTATAACCAATGTCAGGGTTTATCTCTATCAAAAAGAAAGAGAGAGGAGAAAAAATGCAATATAA
- a CDS encoding collagen binding domain-containing protein: MQPSWDNKEINLIEGEELILEDTNNVASLLNITSNTTTGIEVSKEGNKLKLKANKEAKSGTITFSKVANEFVGTSVIYNKEERQSLVDFRLPDNDSAQLKVNVQKLGKIELSKVGQEFGVHMPNDNYSLQGATYGIYDSTDARVGKLVTDEFSKATSAPLILGDYYLL; this comes from the coding sequence ATGCAACCATCATGGGACAATAAAGAAATCAATTTAATTGAGGGAGAAGAATTAATACTTGAAGATACAAACAATGTAGCAAGTTTGTTAAATATCACAAGTAATACGACGACTGGGATTGAGGTTAGTAAAGAGGGAAATAAGCTTAAATTAAAAGCAAATAAGGAAGCAAAATCAGGCACAATTACATTTAGTAAAGTAGCAAATGAGTTTGTTGGAACATCTGTTATTTATAATAAAGAAGAACGTCAAAGTCTTGTGGATTTTCGATTACCCGATAATGATAGTGCACAATTAAAAGTGAATGTGCAAAAACTCGGAAAGATTGAACTTTCTAAAGTGGGACAGGAATTTGGTGTTCATATGCCAAACGATAATTATAGTCTACAAGGTGCAACTTATGGTATTTATGACAGTACTGATGCACGAGTTGGAAAACTGGTGACAGACGAATTTAGTAAAGCGACATCAGCCCCACTGATTCTGGGCGATTACTATCTTTTATAA
- a CDS encoding PqqD family protein — MIIDKNPFAALKKFEEEYYLVCNNKVFYLEGIASFIWSELNDGMTEDGLLEIILKEYEVSEKKAKKDLEKVLINFKKIEAIDFE, encoded by the coding sequence ATGATAATTGATAAAAATCCTTTTGCTGCATTAAAAAAATTTGAAGAAGAATATTACCTTGTTTGTAACAATAAAGTTTTTTATTTAGAAGGAATTGCTTCTTTCATATGGAGTGAGTTAAATGATGGAATGACAGAGGATGGGCTGTTAGAGATAATATTAAAAGAATACGAAGTGTCGGAAAAAAAAGCTAAAAAGGATTTAGAAAAAGTTTTAATCAATTTTAAAAAGATAGAAGCAATTGATTTTGAGTAA
- a CDS encoding helix-turn-helix domain-containing protein, translating into MDNLKYLGTVIKRERKKENLTIDEVAQLICSSRQLIRIEHNRSLPNVWTFVKICDKLNVDYSHVIMESKRLFSLPNDPSSQQENN; encoded by the coding sequence ATGGATAACCTAAAATATCTTGGAACAGTAATAAAACGGGAAAGAAAAAAAGAGAATTTAACAATTGATGAGGTTGCGCAATTAATTTGTAGTTCTAGACAATTGATACGTATTGAACATAATCGTTCATTGCCTAATGTATGGACATTTGTCAAAATTTGTGATAAGCTCAATGTAGACTACTCGCATGTAATTATGGAATCAAAACGTCTTTTTAGTTTACCAAATGATCCTAGTTCACAACAAGAAAATAATTAG
- a CDS encoding SpaA isopeptide-forming pilin-related protein encodes MRKTEIIGSLLILCFSLFLPSIQVFAEELNLNTRTGYSYTGINSDGRTLTDSNLERMKLDGLDVFCIEHGKYAASGDVYRSATYNGSHKDMLSKIAYFGFTNTNQTNYDYVVTQVMIWGVLGDKYQSSTIPNYSKRKGEIMNQINRYNTDPSFANKTYTVNVGETLIIEDSHTVLNDMQLSSIPKNLKVEKDVNKLKITANSSSESGDISLQKIANNKIETSIVYTKADRQSLAKFSLEDKGESKLSINVRHRGDVEVLKIDEITKQPLPNAKIKFQYGSTTKEVVTGKDGIAKLVGILEDTEVTVSELTAPNGYVNKGEVKNIKVKPNVCVTVTLDNKEQLGTIQLNKVGEEFGETIPNSFYSLENAIFGVFTDIGERIGSFEDESSNVTNDN; translated from the coding sequence ATGAGGAAAACAGAAATAATCGGAAGCTTACTGATATTATGTTTCAGTCTGTTTCTCCCAAGCATACAAGTTTTTGCTGAGGAATTAAATTTAAACACACGAACAGGATATAGCTATACTGGAATAAATTCTGATGGACGAACGTTAACAGATAGCAATTTAGAACGAATGAAATTAGATGGTTTAGATGTCTTTTGTATTGAACACGGTAAGTATGCCGCAAGTGGAGATGTTTATCGCTCTGCCACATACAATGGCAGTCATAAAGATATGCTCTCTAAGATAGCGTATTTTGGCTTTACAAATACAAATCAAACAAATTATGACTATGTTGTAACTCAAGTCATGATATGGGGAGTGTTAGGCGACAAATATCAGTCATCAACAATTCCCAATTATTCAAAAAGAAAAGGTGAGATTATGAATCAAATTAATCGTTATAATACAGACCCGTCTTTTGCGAATAAGACGTATACTGTCAATGTTGGCGAAACGTTAATCATTGAAGATAGTCATACGGTTTTAAACGATATGCAGCTGTCATCAATTCCAAAAAATTTAAAAGTGGAAAAAGACGTAAACAAGTTAAAGATTACCGCAAATTCATCGTCTGAATCTGGTGACATAAGCTTACAAAAAATAGCCAATAACAAAATTGAAACTTCCATTGTCTACACGAAGGCTGATCGTCAATCGCTTGCTAAATTTAGCCTTGAAGATAAAGGGGAGTCTAAATTGTCTATTAATGTTCGGCATCGTGGTGATGTAGAAGTTTTAAAAATTGACGAAATTACAAAACAACCACTTCCAAATGCCAAAATAAAATTTCAATATGGTTCAACAACAAAAGAAGTTGTCACTGGAAAAGATGGTATTGCCAAACTAGTTGGTATTTTAGAAGATACCGAAGTGACTGTAAGTGAACTAACTGCTCCGAATGGCTATGTCAATAAAGGAGAAGTGAAAAATATTAAAGTAAAACCAAATGTGTGTGTCACGGTAACTCTAGATAACAAAGAACAACTCGGAACTATTCAACTAAATAAAGTCGGTGAAGAATTTGGAGAGACAATACCAAATTCTTTTTATTCGCTCGAAAATGCGATATTTGGAGTATTTACTGATATAGGTGAACGAATAGGTAGCTTTGAAGATGAGAGTTCCAATGTTACTAATGATAACTAA
- a CDS encoding inositol-3-phosphate synthase, whose protein sequence is MKSKEVRVGIAGIGSCSSSLVQLIEYIKTGEESHNTGIMFDSIGGYKPKDVKFVCAFDVSDTKVGLDLSNAIFAEPNSATNHIEVSNLDVNVSPGPLADGLTGFLSTKVTPHNDCEYATIEDVTDVLKKTNTDVLVCYLPTGAKQAVKNYAIAAANANIAFINCTPELVSRDEKINTLFREKGLPLIGDDMRSHMGATTLHTALIELLHSRGIIVDNTYQLNFGGNMDFYNLSDSSRNKSKQISKKNSLYAAGIDASTVAAGPNGYVEYLQDNKVCYLRIEGTSILGSNISMETRLEVEDSPNSAGVIISAVRIAKTALDNQEFGEVVENICPFLFKSPVQGMTESEGLSAITKYVESKEESLNGTHSY, encoded by the coding sequence ATGAAATCAAAAGAAGTTCGTGTAGGAATAGCTGGCATTGGTTCTTGTTCATCAAGTTTAGTTCAGCTTATTGAGTATATTAAAACTGGAGAAGAATCACATAACACTGGAATTATGTTTGATAGTATTGGTGGTTATAAACCAAAGGATGTAAAGTTTGTTTGTGCATTCGATGTTTCAGATACAAAGGTAGGGTTGGATCTTTCAAATGCTATATTTGCTGAACCGAATAGTGCAACTAATCATATTGAAGTATCAAATTTAGATGTTAATGTTTCCCCTGGTCCGTTAGCAGATGGATTAACAGGATTTCTTAGTACAAAAGTTACTCCACATAATGATTGTGAGTACGCAACCATAGAAGACGTAACCGATGTTTTGAAAAAGACTAATACTGACGTATTAGTTTGCTATCTCCCAACAGGGGCTAAACAGGCCGTAAAAAATTATGCAATAGCTGCTGCCAATGCTAATATAGCTTTTATTAATTGCACCCCAGAGCTTGTAAGCAGAGATGAAAAAATAAATACTTTATTTAGGGAGAAGGGATTACCTTTGATAGGAGATGATATGAGAAGCCATATGGGAGCAACTACTTTACATACTGCGCTCATTGAGTTATTACATTCAAGAGGAATTATAGTTGACAACACTTACCAATTAAATTTTGGAGGAAATATGGATTTTTATAATTTATCAGATTCTTCCAGAAACAAAAGTAAGCAAATTTCTAAAAAAAATTCATTATATGCAGCTGGTATTGATGCGTCAACTGTTGCAGCTGGACCAAATGGATATGTAGAGTATCTTCAAGATAATAAAGTGTGTTATTTGCGAATAGAGGGAACATCTATTCTTGGATCAAATATCTCCATGGAAACACGATTGGAAGTGGAAGATAGTCCAAATTCAGCTGGTGTGATTATCAGTGCTGTAAGGATTGCGAAAACTGCTCTGGATAATCAAGAATTTGGAGAGGTTGTAGAGAATATATGCCCGTTTTTATTTAAGAGCCCAGTTCAAGGAATGACTGAGAGTGAAGGTTTATCAGCAATTACAAAATATGTAGAAAGTAAAGAGGAGAGTCTGAATGGGACACATAGTTATTAA